The window CTGAAGAAGAAACTCTCGAAACTTTTTGGCAAGAAACAATAATTTAATCAGCCGCCCTCACAAAACCACCAAATTGGTCTGGACACGCTTTGGAGGACTGACCTCCTGCAAAGTTAAGTTTTCGGCAACTAAGAATTGGGGCTGATACCCGTGGTCGGATTGGCTGCACCGGAGAACGCCATCACCGACTCGCACGACACTTGTCCGGCTTGTGTACGGGAGGGCCCAGCCCCGGCGGCCCCGCCCCAATTCTATAAGCTCCCGCAAGGTCACGGTTTCGGCAATTTCGCTTACGACTCCTGTTGAAACCTTCGTTTTCAAACAATAGATCGGGCGCCAGATCGCAACTGCCGGTGCACGCCAACGAGCTAGCGATCAGCGTCCTTCGGCCAAGTCCATGCATACCACACAATCAGAGCCGTCAAGCTAATCTCGATGAGCCCGAAGACAACATAGAAATGCCATCCGCCTCGAATCGCAAGGATCATGATCGCGGTGTAAAGCGTACCAGCAACAAGATTGACCCACCTGCTCGCTCCCGCGGGGAGAGCAACCGATAGGAAGGGCATCAAAGCGGGAACGATCATCAGCGCCGACATGCCTAGCAGAATTCCCTGCGAAACCGGGCCAAAGACTGTGTTGCCAGTGAGCATGTCTTGGAGTTTCCCGGGTTGATACAGCTCGAAGTAGTCCCCGTAGATGTAGAAAAAGATCACCGAACACCACAACGCAAAGAGCTTGAACTTCACATGAAGCTTAACGTCACTCAGCACGCGGCACTCCTCCAGGACGAAATGAGATATCGCAGTTCGGCTTCATACGGGAATCGAAGCGAGAGAGTTCCCATTGTCAATCATCAGTTGGATGTTGCGTGGCCTCCCGATCTCGCCTCACATTCGCCCAAGCAGCACGGAGTTCCCGTAAAGTCGGGTTTCGGCAACTTCGGAAGAAGCCTCGTCGCCCACCGGATTCAAACACCCAACCCCTGCTCGAAGAATCGGGATACACTTGAAGCCCTGGACGCAGGGTGCAACTTATCTAGGCAGCTAACGGCTCTGGTCAATCAACTCTCCAGAGTCTCTTTCGCAAGGGACGGAGGACCTAAATGAGTAATCGCATGAGTGTTTTATCGCGTCGACTTGGGCGCTACGCGGGCGGCTTCTCATTCGCAACCGTCGCCTTCTTCGCAATCGGGTTGTATGCCGACGGCAACACAAAAGGCCACGTCGTATTCCTCTTCGCTGGCCTTTTCTTGGTGTGCCTCTTCGCCAGCTTCTTTCTGTGGCTGGCGCACGGCTTCGCGTGGGCGATGATCCCAGACAAACCTGCAGAGGAGAAGAAGCCTACAGAGGCATTGAAACCTGCGGACCTGCTGAAGCCTGCAGAGCCGCTGAAACCTGCAGAACCAGTGAAACCTGCAGAACCAGTGAAACCTGCAGAGGCCGTCAGACCTGCAGAGCCGGTGAGACCTGTAGAGCCGGTTAGACCAGCAGAGCCGGTGAGATCTGCAGAGGCGAAGAGGCCTGCGGAAGCGATGAAACCTGCTGAGCCGGTGAAACCTGCGGAAGAAAAAGTGATCGTCTCAGAGGATCCTCCCGACGCGAAATACACCATCACCGGAAAGCGCGTCTACTGACCCTGGAGAGCTTGTCAAACTTGACGCTCAACGGAACAAACCGGAAGTAATCCCTTAGTGCCCGCAGAGTCACATCTTCGGCAACTACGAAGAAAGGCTGGCCGACCTTCCGGATTCTCACTCGGTGGACAACCTGAATGTCTCATCGCAAGCGTCCGAAGCCAACCTCCAAGCCAACCGAAATAAATATCAGAAAGTTGCCGTAAGTTTTCGAAGTACGAAGCTCTGGACGGAACCCAAGACCACCCCCGGAAAGACCACCTGAAGGCTGTGATGAGGTTGGCATTCGGAGTAGTCATTTTTCATGAAGTATTTGTTTTGTAGAGTCGTGAGACACGACCGGAATCAGGGGGAGGCGAGGATATACTTCTTCACAACCCCTTCATGAAGCGCCACGTCTTCATCTTCGGTCTCGTCGGCGGCCTCCTCATCGCCATCCTCCAGTACACCGAATACCGCTTTGTCATCATCGAGCACTCCGTCGAGCTCTACAGCGCGCTCGTCGCCATCCTCTTCGCGGCCTTCGGTATCTGGCTCGGCCTCCGCATCACCCGCAGCCGCGAAACCATCCGCGAAACGGTCGTGGTGAAGGAAGTGCTTATCCCCGCGGAAGCCCCCGCCCAGGGGCAAACCCCCTTCGCTCCCAATGCCCTCCGCCAGCAGACCCTCGGCATCACGGCACGCGAACTCGAAATCCTCACTCTGATCGCCCGCGGCCTTAGCAATCGCGAGATCGCCACGCAGCTCTTCGTCTCCGAAAACACCGTCAAGACACACTGCGCCCGCACATTCGACAAGCTGGGAGCCGCCCGCCGCACTCAGGCCGTCTTACGCGGCAAAGAACTTGGCCTCCTGCCGTGACCGGGTCACCCAAAAGCACCATTTCCGCTTTATTTCCGCAAAATCATCCGAAAGGATGACGACATCCCGCCCCGTCACACCGCATCGTGACTCCATCCTCACTCGCACTAGGAGCCTCACATGAAGAAAACCGTCCTCACCTTCGGCCTCATCTCCGGCGTCATCATCTGCGTCCTCATGGGCGGCCAACTCCTCATCGCGGACAAGATTGGCTCCGGCCACAGCATGCTTCTTGGCTACACCATGATGGTGGCGTCGTTCCTGCTCATCTACTTCGGCATACGCAGCTACCGCGACACTACCCTCGACGGCCAAATCTCCTTCGGCCGCGCCTTCGCCTGCGGCATCCTGATCGCCCTCATCACCACCGTCTTCTATGTCACCGTGTGGGAGATCGTCTACTTCAACTTCATGCCCCACTTTATGGACGGCTACTTCGCCGCTCAGATTCAAAAAGTCCAGTCCTCCGGACTCGACCCCGCCACCACCGCCGCTCGGGTCGCTGCCATACAGCGCTCTCAGCAGAGCTACCAGAACCCCCTCATCAACATGGCCTACACGTTCATGGAACCCATGCCCGTCGGCCTTATCGTTACCCTCATCTCCGCTGCCATCCTCCGCCGCAAAGGCCTGGTCGAAACCACCGCCGCTCCCGCAGTAATAAATCAAAAGGCCGGGGCGTAGCCCCAGGGACTCCCTGACAACTACCGGCACAAAAAATAAACTTCAAAAAGTTGGCGTATTTTTCGTCTCCGAAAAACGTGGTGCGAAAACACCACATCAACCACGCATCTCACCACAAATTCACCACCAAATCACCACGTTTTGCCGCCAACTTTTGGCCAACCCCCTGCAAAAATGCCAGCAAAAACGCAGTTTTCCCCTCCACCAGCCACAGGCAAAAAAATCCGCGCATTTTTCTCGAAACCAACCCGAAAAAGCACCTCAAATTACTTCGCAGCAAAAGCCGTCCGAGCCGCCTCCAGGACCATCCCCAACTCCGTCTCCCCGTGCGCCGTGGAGACGAACGCCGCCTCAAACTGACTCGGTGGCAGCCACACCCCCGCATCCATCATCGCCCGATGAAACCACCCAAAAGCAGCCGTATCCGAAGAAGCCGCGCTAGCAAAATCCGTCACCACCTGACCCGTAAAAAACCACGTAAACATTGATCCAACGCGATTCGTCGTCACCGAAACCCCAGCCTCCCGCGCCACTCCCGCAACACCCTCGGCGATCCGCGAGGTCGTGCTCTCCAGCCCCAGATAAATCTCTTCCTCATGCCGGATCAGATGCCCCAAAGTCGCGATCCCCGCCGCCATCGCCAGCGGATTTCCACTTAGCGTCCCCGCCTGATAGACCGGCCCTAGCGGCGCTAAAAACTCCATCACATCCGCACGCCCACCAAACGCCCCGCACGGCAGACCACCGCCAATAATCTTCCCCAGCGTCGTCAAATCAGGCGTAACTCCATACACCTGCTGCGCCCCGCCCAGCGACAGCCGAAATCCGGTCATCACCTCATCCAGAATCAGCAGCGCCCCAAACTCCTTTGTAATCTGCCGCAGCCCCTGCAGATACCCCGCCCCAGGAGCGATGGTCCCGGCATTTCCCACCACCGGCTCCACGATGACGCATGCAATCTCATCGGGCCGCGCCTCAAAGACCGCCCGCACCGCCTCTAAGTCGTTATAGGGCAACGCCAACGTGTGCATCGCTGTCTCCGCCGGCACGCCAGCCGAGCCGGGAATCCCCAGCGTCGCCACCCCGCTTCCCGCCTTCACCAACATTGCGTCCGAGTGCCCGTGATAGCACCCCTCGAACTTCACAACGAAGTTACGCCCAGTAAACCCGCGTGCCAGCCGTATCGCCGACATACAAGCCTCGGT is drawn from Edaphobacter lichenicola and contains these coding sequences:
- the hemL gene encoding glutamate-1-semialdehyde 2,1-aminomutase, yielding MSRIRTHSRQLQLRAERFLPGGVDSPVRAFRAVGGDPPFVTHAEGAYLFDADGNRYLDFFGSWGPMILGHAFPPVVEAIQQVAAKGASFGASTAAEADLAELVTRCFPSVEKLRFVSSGTEACMSAIRLARGFTGRNFVVKFEGCYHGHSDAMLVKAGSGVATLGIPGSAGVPAETAMHTLALPYNDLEAVRAVFEARPDEIACVIVEPVVGNAGTIAPGAGYLQGLRQITKEFGALLILDEVMTGFRLSLGGAQQVYGVTPDLTTLGKIIGGGLPCGAFGGRADVMEFLAPLGPVYQAGTLSGNPLAMAAGIATLGHLIRHEEEIYLGLESTTSRIAEGVAGVAREAGVSVTTNRVGSMFTWFFTGQVVTDFASAASSDTAAFGWFHRAMMDAGVWLPPSQFEAAFVSTAHGETELGMVLEAARTAFAAK
- a CDS encoding ABC transporter permease, whose protein sequence is MSNRMSVLSRRLGRYAGGFSFATVAFFAIGLYADGNTKGHVVFLFAGLFLVCLFASFFLWLAHGFAWAMIPDKPAEEKKPTEALKPADLLKPAEPLKPAEPVKPAEPVKPAEAVRPAEPVRPVEPVRPAEPVRSAEAKRPAEAMKPAEPVKPAEEKVIVSEDPPDAKYTITGKRVY
- a CDS encoding DUF4199 domain-containing protein; protein product: MKKTVLTFGLISGVIICVLMGGQLLIADKIGSGHSMLLGYTMMVASFLLIYFGIRSYRDTTLDGQISFGRAFACGILIALITTVFYVTVWEIVYFNFMPHFMDGYFAAQIQKVQSSGLDPATTAARVAAIQRSQQSYQNPLINMAYTFMEPMPVGLIVTLISAAILRRKGLVETTAAPAVINQKAGA
- a CDS encoding DUF6326 family protein, with the translated sequence MLSDVKLHVKFKLFALWCSVIFFYIYGDYFELYQPGKLQDMLTGNTVFGPVSQGILLGMSALMIVPALMPFLSVALPAGASRWVNLVAGTLYTAIMILAIRGGWHFYVVFGLIEISLTALIVWYAWTWPKDADR
- a CDS encoding response regulator transcription factor; the protein is MKRHVFIFGLVGGLLIAILQYTEYRFVIIEHSVELYSALVAILFAAFGIWLGLRITRSRETIRETVVVKEVLIPAEAPAQGQTPFAPNALRQQTLGITARELEILTLIARGLSNREIATQLFVSENTVKTHCARTFDKLGAARRTQAVLRGKELGLLP